One genomic window of Gloeocapsopsis sp. IPPAS B-1203 includes the following:
- a CDS encoding rhomboid family intramembrane serine protease, whose product MVPIRDNNPTSITPYVTYGLIAANVLAFLYEASLPPQQLDAFFHLAAIVPRELSASLAGIPVNQPVPEWATLITSQFLHGGLLHLGGNMLFLWIFGNNVEDRLGHFKFLFFYLVCGVLAGLAQWFFSQGSTVPSLGASGAIAGVMGAYIIRFPKAEVLTLIPLGFYFPAVRLPAFYFLGFWFLQQAIYGVASLEARTNIGMESGGIAYWAHAGGFVFGAILGPVLGLFKDDSQQEYL is encoded by the coding sequence ATGGTTCCTATTCGAGATAACAATCCTACGTCAATTACGCCTTATGTTACCTATGGGCTAATTGCTGCAAACGTTCTTGCTTTCTTATACGAAGCAAGTTTGCCTCCACAACAACTTGATGCTTTTTTCCATTTAGCTGCAATTGTACCGCGTGAGTTGTCCGCCAGCTTGGCTGGAATTCCGGTAAATCAGCCTGTACCAGAGTGGGCAACATTAATTACATCGCAGTTCCTCCACGGTGGTCTTCTACACTTAGGAGGCAATATGCTGTTCTTATGGATTTTTGGCAATAATGTCGAAGATCGTTTAGGACACTTTAAGTTTTTGTTTTTCTACCTAGTTTGCGGTGTTTTAGCAGGCTTAGCGCAGTGGTTCTTCTCTCAAGGTTCGACAGTGCCTTCTTTGGGTGCAAGTGGCGCGATCGCAGGTGTCATGGGAGCCTATATTATTCGCTTCCCAAAAGCTGAGGTATTGACGTTAATTCCTTTAGGATTTTACTTTCCTGCCGTGCGACTTCCGGCATTTTATTTTCTCGGTTTCTGGTTTCTCCAACAAGCTATTTATGGAGTTGCGAGTTTAGAAGCCCGCACAAATATCGGTATGGAAAGCGGTGGTATTGCTTACTGGGCGCACGCTGGTGGTTTCGTGTTTGGAGCAATTTTAGGTCCAGTATTAGGCTTATTTAAAGACGATTCGCAGCAAGAATATCTCTAA
- the psbV2 gene encoding photosystem II cytochrome PsbV2, whose product MLSTSCVRRLVILLSIVVVSLLQMTPSATAAGIDPYLARYLRLTEPIALEVDEQGATREFSLEEISQGKVLFENNCLNCHVGGATLPDPQTSLALDKLKGANPPRDNVGNLVAFLRQPMVYDGSEETYWCRQVPESWMTQEEVESLAAFVLTAAQKARGWGTESF is encoded by the coding sequence ATGTTAAGTACAAGCTGTGTGCGCCGTTTAGTTATACTTTTGTCTATTGTTGTCGTTTCGTTGTTACAGATGACTCCCTCAGCGACTGCTGCAGGTATTGACCCTTATCTTGCTCGGTATTTGCGTCTGACAGAACCCATCGCCCTAGAAGTGGACGAACAAGGCGCTACTCGCGAGTTTTCCCTCGAAGAAATATCTCAAGGTAAAGTGCTGTTTGAAAACAACTGTTTAAACTGTCATGTAGGTGGTGCGACTCTTCCAGATCCTCAGACATCGCTTGCACTAGACAAGCTCAAAGGAGCAAACCCTCCGAGGGATAATGTCGGCAATCTCGTTGCTTTTCTGCGCCAACCTATGGTATATGATGGCTCGGAAGAAACGTACTGGTGTCGCCAAGTCCCAGAATCTTGGATGACTCAGGAGGAAGTAGAAAGCTTAGCCGCGTTTGTCCTTACAGCCGCACAGAAGGCTAGAGGATGGGGTACAGAAAGCTTTTAA
- the psbV gene encoding photosystem II cytochrome c-550 — MFKRLIGLAVATMLLTFGLIVNSAAAVELSEAVRTVPLNDQGDTTVLSLKQVQEGKRLFNYACAQCHAGGVTKTNQNVGLDPETLALATPSRNNIEGLVDYMHNPTTYDGEEEIAELHPSTKSADIYPAMRNLTEDDLTAIAGHVLLQPKIVGDRWGGGKIYY, encoded by the coding sequence ATGTTTAAAAGATTGATCGGGCTTGCGGTGGCTACTATGTTGTTGACATTCGGGTTGATTGTTAACAGTGCAGCCGCAGTGGAACTAAGCGAAGCAGTGCGAACAGTACCGCTGAATGATCAAGGTGATACCACTGTGCTGAGCCTCAAACAAGTCCAAGAAGGTAAACGCTTATTTAACTATGCTTGTGCGCAGTGTCACGCAGGAGGTGTAACTAAGACAAACCAGAACGTAGGGCTTGATCCTGAAACTCTTGCTTTAGCAACACCATCCCGCAACAACATTGAGGGACTTGTAGATTATATGCATAACCCCACCACCTATGATGGTGAAGAAGAAATTGCGGAGTTGCATCCTAGCACCAAAAGTGCGGATATTTACCCAGCAATGCGCAATCTCACTGAAGATGACTTAACGGCGATCGCCGGTCATGTTCTGCTGCAACCAAAAATTGTGGGCGATCGCTGGGGCGGCGGCAAGATTTACTATTAA
- a CDS encoding prepilin-type N-terminal cleavage/methylation domain-containing protein: MPNDKLNSGFTLIEVIVVTLVIGILSAIAVPSWLGFVNRQRISTVNESILRTLQTAQQEARKQKISYSVSFRTNNQIPQVAIYSRGTTPSNTDWKSIAEDININPQQILLRTNLNGDSQVNTNPDVAATEQTISFDFRGNLPRDASFSETNPLIVTVALPRPNNATQPLAGTSRCVVVRTLLGAMQTGREDQCNF, encoded by the coding sequence ATGCCAAATGATAAATTAAATTCAGGTTTTACATTAATTGAAGTTATTGTTGTTACCTTAGTAATTGGCATTTTATCGGCGATCGCAGTACCATCTTGGCTAGGTTTTGTGAATCGCCAACGGATCAGTACTGTAAATGAATCCATTCTACGAACTCTACAAACAGCACAGCAAGAAGCAAGAAAGCAAAAAATTAGCTATAGCGTCAGCTTTAGAACTAACAATCAAATTCCTCAAGTAGCAATTTATTCCAGGGGAACTACACCAAGTAATACAGATTGGAAATCAATAGCTGAAGATATAAACATTAACCCGCAACAAATTCTGCTAAGAACGAATTTAAATGGTGACAGCCAAGTCAATACTAATCCTGATGTCGCAGCTACAGAACAAACAATTAGTTTTGATTTCAGAGGCAATTTACCACGCGATGCTAGTTTTAGCGAAACTAATCCTTTAATTGTCACTGTAGCCTTACCCCGCCCCAATAATGCTACACAACCTCTAGCAGGAACAAGTCGATGTGTGGTTGTCAGAACTCTTCTTGGTGCTATGCAAACAGGGAGGGAAGATCAATGCAACTTTTAA
- the hpsB gene encoding hormogonium polysaccharide secretion pseudopilin HpsB — protein sequence MISRSQDGFTIVDSLVAIVVVGILMSAIAPVMVLSVGNRVQARRVELATQAAKTYLDGIRNGTIPPPNHTIVLNEVDSTSATQQFNAQRVTFNDAVVPPASSLTNCTPTTSDYPYCQNSPNLSLYCINFDEAAGCSSNSVRDLVVQAFRSATPTSTDATKGYLLGVRVYRADAFSDSLSLVKSDANTRRTQATFTAGLGDRKAPLMEITTEISTSETRLQDLCDRLGGCQL from the coding sequence ATGATTTCTCGTTCACAAGATGGGTTCACAATTGTTGATTCTTTAGTCGCGATCGTCGTTGTCGGAATTTTGATGAGTGCGATCGCACCTGTCATGGTACTTTCTGTTGGCAACCGCGTACAAGCCCGTAGAGTGGAACTCGCAACTCAAGCTGCAAAAACCTATCTTGATGGTATCCGAAATGGCACAATTCCACCACCTAATCACACCATTGTGCTAAACGAAGTTGATTCTACCAGTGCTACCCAACAATTCAACGCTCAGCGCGTTACTTTTAACGATGCTGTGGTTCCACCTGCTAGTAGTTTAACAAATTGTACTCCCACAACATCAGATTATCCATACTGTCAAAATTCTCCAAATTTGAGTTTGTACTGTATTAATTTCGATGAAGCAGCAGGTTGTAGTAGCAACAGCGTACGCGATTTGGTTGTTCAAGCATTTCGCAGCGCTACGCCAACATCTACAGATGCAACAAAAGGTTATTTATTAGGTGTGAGAGTTTATCGCGCTGATGCTTTTAGTGATAGTTTATCTCTTGTTAAAAGTGATGCGAATACCCGACGCACCCAAGCAACCTTTACCGCAGGATTAGGCGATCGCAAAGCCCCATTAATGGAAATTACCACCGAAATTAGTACTTCAGAAACACGATTACAAGATTTGTGCGATCGCCTTGGTGGTTGTCAACTTTAG
- a CDS encoding translation initiation factor IF-2 has translation MGFADVSIAELAADYNLTVEEVFSLCDRLGIAYKSSKTRLPLEDAKAIISHAIEKNNSDSQGEVRS, from the coding sequence ATGGGTTTTGCAGATGTGTCCATTGCAGAATTAGCAGCGGACTACAACCTCACAGTAGAAGAAGTATTTTCTTTGTGCGATCGCCTAGGTATTGCTTATAAGTCTTCTAAGACTCGTCTACCCTTAGAGGATGCCAAAGCAATCATCTCTCATGCGATTGAGAAGAATAACTCAGATTCTCAAGGAGAGGTTAGGTCATGA
- the petJ gene encoding cytochrome c6 PetJ — protein MKKLLSLVVLAIAILIFGATHAALAETNGARIFQNYCWACHMGGGNVIIAYKTLKLPALEKYKMNSMAAIVNQVRNGKSAMPAFRGRLSEREIQDVAAYVLIKADTGW, from the coding sequence TTGAAAAAATTACTATCGCTTGTCGTGCTAGCGATCGCCATTTTAATTTTTGGTGCAACGCACGCCGCTCTAGCAGAAACTAACGGTGCTAGAATCTTTCAAAATTACTGTTGGGCGTGTCATATGGGCGGTGGTAACGTGATTATTGCCTACAAAACCCTAAAGTTACCAGCCCTAGAAAAATATAAGATGAACTCAATGGCTGCGATTGTGAACCAAGTTCGTAATGGTAAAAGCGCTATGCCAGCCTTTAGAGGTCGATTGAGCGAGCGCGAAATTCAAGACGTTGCAGCCTATGTTCTGATCAAAGCTGATACAGGATGGTAA
- the hpsC gene encoding hormogonium polysaccharide secretion pseudopilin HpsC — protein sequence MINLPKLLHIHTKQNCGFTLIELLVGIVLAGLVVTPLMNFMLNILATQRQEEAKANTDQELQSTINYITQDLRQAIYIYDADGLNNNSNNISPGIRNQIPPLAPAPGCDNEANCTPVLVFWKREFKPEAFSRCTSESIDCVTNTQLDDTFVYSLVAYYLVASADSTNSTTARIARFQINDGVKDPRNSNNYTEPPHDGFQFFNLRVPGATLKDKMNRWQKANEDYTNSVATLVDFIDTSVNTKQNCPDNTQQVPAVASGFYACVDSTNTTAQVHLRGNAIARIRNDATCDRASVYCPTVSVQIQGRGLLSRN from the coding sequence ATGATTAATTTACCGAAACTACTGCACATTCACACAAAACAAAATTGTGGCTTTACCTTAATTGAACTGCTAGTCGGTATTGTCCTAGCAGGATTAGTTGTTACGCCATTGATGAATTTTATGCTCAATATTCTAGCAACACAGCGACAAGAGGAGGCTAAAGCTAATACCGATCAAGAACTGCAATCAACTATTAATTATATTACACAAGACTTAAGACAAGCAATTTATATTTATGATGCTGATGGTTTAAACAATAACTCAAATAATATATCGCCAGGAATTAGAAATCAAATTCCTCCTTTAGCGCCTGCGCCAGGGTGCGATAATGAAGCAAATTGTACTCCAGTTCTTGTTTTCTGGAAGCGCGAATTTAAACCAGAAGCTTTTTCGCGATGCACAAGTGAATCAATAGATTGTGTAACAAATACTCAACTTGATGATACTTTTGTTTACTCATTAGTTGCCTATTATTTAGTTGCATCTGCTGATTCAACTAATTCTACTACGGCTCGCATTGCTCGATTTCAAATTAATGATGGTGTCAAAGATCCGAGAAATTCTAATAATTATACTGAACCACCACACGATGGTTTCCAGTTTTTTAATTTAAGAGTTCCTGGAGCAACTTTAAAAGATAAAATGAACCGCTGGCAAAAAGCAAATGAAGACTATACTAATAGCGTAGCTACACTCGTTGACTTTATTGATACAAGTGTTAACACAAAGCAAAATTGTCCAGACAATACACAGCAAGTTCCCGCTGTCGCAAGTGGCTTTTATGCTTGTGTAGATTCAACAAATACAACAGCACAAGTTCACCTCAGAGGAAATGCGATCGCGCGGATTAGAAATGATGCAACATGCGATCGCGCTTCTGTATATTGCCCTACTGTCAGCGTGCAAATCCAAGGACGAGGATTACTAAGTCGTAACTAA
- the hpsA gene encoding hormogonium polysaccharide biosynthesis protein HpsA, with translation MSTGKHNNAILNQLKHGQRLRIAQRQRRSQLLRQWLLRSLIVMRHTTAGFVLPTVAMVSLVIVLLTTAILVRSFDRSRTASNLRVSEAALNAATPALDRARAKIDALLLDQTLPQVTPTDAELENALNRNSYTLGDETRLTLAQNTNRNQGNTLTTAWKFPVDTDGNGRFDSYTLYGIYFRSSTAEESRNPLQARTPPMRGELLGRECENVFNSSDRSLGDSGWYQAGGNLSKSFFVYTATVPITNPLNDNNYEAYRGNRSFYALEFQQDRSRTPLRNHAALFQNDLEITPDSTFRLNGRIATNGNLLVGSHNNEITRFYQVSSPYSCFYDEENGKITVGGNVGLGNAADTNDRTAVNIDLFNGFGNNPTTAALDRNVKSSTTQGGTQVSYNDVAYNHRIALMKQTALDYHPNFERRNTINEIPPTVESVNSVRQYPPEVKAGFQAAIADSNNQRGSSLNAWEVLSEQIETYLKNITRRVPYAEVATSDRQSALEQYDFDDDGIDTSVFTRDTIEPPLEWREPTQTNTQLTLNQYNLPQTQPEKQQQEGKESYIGDRIAVGNNLPTFWNKTGNFFLGFNEKQLFANGVNWNNPNTQPRYRTTQTLPLPDSRIIERNGFWENAAAQQLSTTLTGAGGLRIITGAGIYNVTDTGTYDRNVSFLPEPRIEAGVTQPPVFTTRSVRSNNSNIIVWSDLLPMTGNADDGNKKGDLQMRATAVYHYIDSSYTGTDYVERTPTACVSSYYDPTSATTARNLADLPDVSGVINGVQPANGRSNNGVVYPSPYNDTGGREAAINQYREQLNIQARLIFPNGRVVNQPLRDALVKIDDNQTRSLADNSAIDTAICAIRILDNSLSPVGNPIIPHGAIKEATFLDAREIKAIDQAQSLRNYDLELEKRQPLEVRVTDIDLGLLAETEIGNERNPQEYLLPNSGIIYASRDDALADRSDISNESKLLSPHDFILDSTRRPNGIRLINGSNLSRDENYREVEKGLTFVTNLPAYILGDFNLHQQPITRTPTEEFLERLTSNWTNFYTRNTSFDRNFACRRGQPGCGNTGDQWRPATIVSDAVTVLSNSFVDGFRNDGDYDLNNHIGNSVTTQRKKVGFVDNSFATSVNRQTDNRSRNSYLNNGVTPIQRRTTFPEYVMEICRKIPVSECKPDDWVVGYENDRNLKAASLPERAKAASLIAGTTARPALNSEDRRYPRRIAFQRNELGTLELSEFSNISTPIPIGINSSDEVDFFPYNTYNTKRPKSVNNALWFRATSAPEQPDSAPSYQSDQPLAYTPNTQLISPSTPEIPGVPSLNQPENDPASSYTICTTLGRYFNQYEFVSGEPLQLLAGECGPDVQNQIQTVYASLRSLNPDIDVTDDIVKATQQGNFEPGRATILTANDNIPINVVDINVERIPTNNVAATTIRLVGQEDSIFIIRNDTGNLQFGTGGEDHHGVNIELVGVSPNNIFWVVNGNLVFNQVANDNRHSLAGTFLNNNAGTPVLKNVEINGRLLGFQNLPEKGENFTEGSKITAITSDEQPLVIPVLQVHSPNGSPGGRNLDRGSADLQDAWLQTPENDTTVNAVFVSGNSPSRPGEEPAGLQNFVRLLENWRNRTLNIKGSFIQLHRSAYATAPFAPILASKSTANDGSLSVFDYNFTQYRTNNGQFVGTLPYFTAPNRQWSFDVALLSQSPDLFTQKFTQPRLSSANEFIREVNRDDPWIETLLCAAEASGNNYTYVVDESDRPRSCPALNAYQDTQTNFTP, from the coding sequence ATGTCAACTGGTAAGCACAACAATGCCATCTTAAATCAATTAAAGCATGGACAGCGGTTGCGCATAGCGCAGCGCCAGAGGCGATCGCAACTGCTAAGACAATGGCTGCTACGTAGTCTAATAGTGATGCGGCATACTACCGCTGGATTTGTCTTGCCAACTGTAGCGATGGTGTCGTTGGTAATTGTTCTGCTGACAACAGCAATTTTAGTGCGATCGTTTGATCGATCGCGTACTGCAAGTAACTTGAGAGTAAGTGAAGCCGCTTTAAATGCTGCAACTCCTGCACTTGATCGCGCTAGGGCAAAAATTGATGCGTTGTTGCTCGATCAGACACTACCACAAGTCACGCCGACTGATGCCGAACTAGAAAACGCCTTAAACCGTAACAGTTACACTCTGGGTGATGAAACTCGTTTAACACTAGCGCAGAATACGAATCGTAACCAAGGTAACACCTTAACAACGGCTTGGAAATTTCCTGTTGATACTGATGGTAATGGTAGATTCGATAGCTATACGCTTTATGGTATCTATTTTCGTAGTAGTACTGCAGAAGAATCCAGAAACCCTTTACAAGCAAGAACGCCACCCATGCGGGGTGAGTTGCTAGGCAGAGAATGCGAAAATGTATTTAATAGTAGCGATCGCTCTTTAGGTGATTCTGGATGGTATCAAGCTGGGGGAAACCTCAGTAAAAGTTTCTTTGTTTACACTGCAACCGTTCCTATTACTAACCCGCTTAATGATAATAATTATGAAGCTTATCGCGGAAATCGCAGCTTTTATGCCTTAGAATTTCAGCAAGATCGCAGTCGCACTCCGTTAAGAAATCATGCGGCGCTGTTTCAAAACGATCTAGAAATTACTCCTGACTCGACGTTTCGCTTGAATGGCAGAATTGCAACTAATGGTAACTTATTAGTTGGCAGTCACAATAACGAAATTACCCGATTTTATCAAGTTAGTAGTCCATATTCTTGTTTTTACGACGAAGAAAACGGCAAAATCACCGTCGGGGGAAATGTTGGTTTAGGAAATGCTGCGGATACCAACGATCGCACAGCAGTCAATATTGATTTATTTAATGGATTTGGCAATAATCCGACAACAGCAGCACTCGATCGCAACGTTAAATCGTCAACAACTCAAGGTGGGACACAAGTTAGTTACAACGATGTGGCTTATAATCACCGCATTGCTCTCATGAAGCAGACAGCGTTGGATTACCACCCAAATTTTGAACGCCGCAACACAATCAATGAGATTCCACCAACCGTAGAAAGTGTCAACTCTGTTAGACAATATCCACCAGAAGTTAAAGCAGGATTTCAAGCAGCGATCGCGGATAGTAATAATCAGCGTGGAAGTAGTTTAAATGCTTGGGAAGTCTTGAGCGAACAAATCGAGACTTATTTAAAAAATATAACTCGTCGCGTGCCTTATGCTGAAGTAGCAACAAGCGATCGCCAAAGTGCTTTAGAACAATATGATTTTGATGATGATGGTATCGATACCAGCGTGTTTACTCGCGATACGATTGAACCACCGCTAGAGTGGCGCGAACCGACACAAACGAATACTCAATTAACACTCAATCAGTACAATTTACCGCAGACGCAACCAGAAAAACAGCAACAAGAAGGTAAAGAAAGTTATATAGGCGATCGCATTGCTGTTGGTAATAATCTGCCAACTTTTTGGAACAAGACAGGGAACTTCTTTTTAGGCTTTAATGAAAAGCAGTTATTTGCTAACGGCGTCAATTGGAATAACCCCAACACTCAACCTCGTTATCGCACAACTCAAACTTTACCACTTCCTGATAGCAGAATCATTGAACGAAATGGTTTTTGGGAAAATGCCGCAGCACAACAACTTTCTACAACTTTAACAGGTGCTGGTGGTTTGCGTATTATTACAGGTGCTGGAATTTACAATGTTACAGACACAGGTACATATGACCGTAATGTTTCTTTTTTACCTGAACCAAGGATAGAAGCAGGTGTCACACAACCACCAGTTTTTACAACTCGTTCTGTCAGAAGTAACAATAGTAATATTATTGTTTGGTCTGATTTGCTACCGATGACGGGAAATGCTGACGATGGCAACAAAAAAGGCGATCTTCAGATGCGGGCGACAGCAGTATACCATTACATAGACTCAAGTTATACCGGCACAGATTATGTTGAAAGAACTCCTACAGCGTGTGTTAGTAGTTACTACGATCCTACAAGTGCAACGACTGCAAGAAATTTAGCTGATCTACCTGATGTTAGTGGGGTTATTAATGGGGTGCAACCTGCAAATGGTAGATCGAATAATGGAGTAGTTTATCCGTCTCCGTATAATGATACTGGCGGTCGAGAAGCCGCAATTAATCAATATCGAGAACAACTGAATATTCAAGCAAGACTAATTTTTCCGAATGGACGAGTTGTTAATCAACCTTTACGCGATGCTTTAGTTAAAATCGATGATAATCAAACGCGATCGCTAGCGGATAATTCAGCAATTGATACAGCAATTTGTGCAATTAGAATTTTAGATAATAGTCTTTCTCCTGTAGGTAATCCTATCATTCCACATGGAGCAATTAAAGAAGCTACTTTTCTAGACGCTAGAGAAATTAAAGCGATTGATCAAGCTCAATCGCTAAGAAACTACGACTTAGAACTAGAAAAACGCCAACCCTTAGAAGTTCGCGTTACTGATATCGATTTAGGTTTACTTGCAGAAACAGAAATTGGTAACGAAAGAAACCCTCAAGAATACCTTTTACCTAATAGTGGTATTATCTATGCCAGCCGCGATGATGCCTTAGCAGATAGAAGTGATATCAGTAACGAATCAAAGTTACTTAGCCCTCATGATTTTATTCTCGATTCAACTCGTCGCCCAAATGGAATTCGATTAATTAACGGTAGCAATCTATCGAGAGACGAGAATTACCGAGAAGTAGAAAAAGGGTTAACTTTTGTCACTAATTTACCTGCATACATCTTGGGAGACTTTAATTTACATCAACAGCCTATTACCCGAACTCCTACCGAAGAATTTTTAGAACGGCTAACATCAAACTGGACGAATTTTTATACTCGTAATACAAGTTTTGATAGAAATTTTGCTTGTAGAAGAGGACAACCTGGGTGTGGAAATACTGGCGATCAATGGCGACCTGCAACTATTGTTTCTGATGCAGTTACAGTATTATCTAATAGCTTTGTTGACGGTTTTCGGAATGATGGAGACTACGATTTAAATAATCATATTGGCAATTCAGTCACTACACAACGTAAGAAAGTTGGCTTTGTCGATAATAGCTTTGCTACCAGTGTTAATAGACAAACTGATAATAGAAGTAGAAATTCTTATTTAAATAATGGTGTGACTCCAATTCAACGCCGGACAACTTTTCCTGAGTACGTTATGGAAATTTGTCGTAAAATTCCCGTATCAGAGTGCAAGCCCGATGATTGGGTAGTAGGATATGAAAATGATAGAAATCTAAAAGCTGCAAGTTTACCTGAAAGAGCAAAAGCCGCTAGCTTAATTGCAGGTACCACAGCTAGACCTGCACTCAATTCTGAAGATAGACGCTATCCACGGCGAATTGCATTTCAACGCAATGAATTAGGGACGTTAGAACTATCAGAATTTAGTAATATTTCTACTCCTATACCAATAGGAATTAATTCTTCTGATGAAGTTGATTTCTTCCCTTATAATACCTACAATACTAAGCGTCCAAAGTCTGTAAACAATGCTTTGTGGTTTAGAGCAACTAGCGCTCCTGAACAACCTGATAGTGCACCGAGTTATCAAAGCGATCAACCATTAGCATATACACCAAATACTCAACTTATTTCACCTTCTACTCCTGAAATTCCTGGTGTTCCTAGTCTCAATCAACCAGAAAATGATCCTGCTTCTAGCTATACAATTTGTACAACGTTAGGTAGATACTTCAATCAATATGAATTTGTCAGTGGAGAACCTCTACAATTACTAGCAGGCGAATGTGGACCAGATGTTCAAAACCAAATTCAAACTGTATATGCGAGTTTAAGAAGTCTCAATCCAGATATTGATGTAACTGATGATATTGTTAAAGCTACTCAACAGGGGAACTTTGAACCAGGAAGAGCAACAATATTAACTGCTAATGATAATATACCTATTAACGTTGTAGATATAAACGTTGAGAGAATACCTACTAATAATGTAGCTGCAACAACAATTAGATTAGTTGGTCAAGAAGACTCAATTTTTATTATTAGAAATGATACAGGAAATTTGCAGTTTGGTACAGGGGGAGAAGATCACCATGGAGTTAATATTGAACTAGTTGGAGTTAGTCCTAATAATATCTTTTGGGTAGTCAATGGAAATTTAGTTTTCAATCAAGTTGCTAATGATAATCGTCATTCGCTAGCAGGAACTTTTTTAAATAATAATGCTGGTACTCCTGTATTAAAAAATGTCGAAATCAACGGTCGTTTACTTGGATTTCAAAACCTACCTGAGAAAGGAGAAAACTTTACTGAAGGAAGCAAAATCACTGCAATTACTTCAGACGAACAACCTCTAGTGATTCCCGTTCTACAAGTTCATAGCCCTAATGGTTCTCCTGGGGGAAGAAACTTAGATCGCGGAAGTGCAGATTTACAAGATGCGTGGTTGCAAACTCCAGAAAATGATACGACTGTCAATGCTGTCTTTGTCTCAGGAAATAGCCCTAGTCGCCCAGGAGAAGAACCCGCAGGTTTACAAAATTTTGTCCGATTACTAGAAAATTGGCGCAATAGAACATTAAATATTAAAGGTAGTTTTATTCAACTACATCGCAGTGCCTATGCTACAGCACCATTTGCCCCTATATTAGCAAGTAAATCTACAGCAAATGACGGCAGTTTAAGCGTTTTTGATTACAACTTTACACAGTATAGAACGAATAATGGTCAATTTGTCGGTACACTACCTTATTTCACTGCACCGAATCGACAATGGAGTTTTGATGTTGCACTTTTATCGCAGTCGCCAGATTTATTTACTCAAAAGTTTACACAACCGCGCTTGAGTTCAGCTAACGAATTTATTCGCGAAGTTAATCGCGACGATCCTTGGATTGAAACGCTGCTGTGTGCAGCAGAAGCGTCAGGAAATAATTATACATATGTTGTAGATGAAAGCGATCGCCCTCGTAGTTGTCCTGCATTAAATGCTTACCAAGACACCCAAACTAACTTCACGCCATGA
- the petE gene encoding plastocyanin yields MKSIAATLRRFGTVVLALVLVVGSFAFFAPTAAAETYQVKLGSDKGMLVFDPAKLTVKPGDTVEWINNKVPPHNVVFDAANNPTKSADLAKGLSHKQLLMTPGQQVKTTFPEDAPAGDYTYYCEPHRGAGMIGKITVEG; encoded by the coding sequence ATGAAATCTATTGCTGCAACTTTGCGGCGCTTCGGTACAGTTGTCTTAGCACTCGTACTCGTTGTCGGTAGCTTTGCGTTCTTTGCTCCTACAGCAGCAGCTGAAACTTACCAAGTTAAACTAGGCTCTGATAAAGGCATGTTAGTTTTTGATCCGGCAAAACTCACAGTCAAGCCTGGTGACACAGTTGAATGGATAAACAACAAAGTACCTCCCCATAACGTTGTCTTCGATGCAGCTAATAACCCTACTAAGAGTGCAGATCTAGCGAAAGGTCTGTCTCACAAGCAGTTGCTCATGACTCCTGGTCAACAAGTTAAAACGACCTTCCCAGAAGACGCACCCGCAGGCGACTATACCTACTACTGCGAACCTCACCGTGGTGCTGGGATGATTGGCAAAATTACCGTTGAAGGCTAA